The sequence CCCTTGGAGGACCTCTGCATCTCCCGACCCAAGAGTCGTCTCGATTGGGGGATCGAGCTTCCCTTCGACACAAACTTCGTCTGCTATGTCTGGTTCGATGCTTTGATAAACTATCTCACCGGCGTCGGCTATCCGGACGGCGACGGATTCAAGACATACTGGCCGGCCTGCCAGCACCTGATCGCGAAGGATATCCTCAAACCCCACGGCATCTACTGGCCGACGATGCTCAAGGCGGCGGACATCGAGCCGTATCAGCATCTCAACGTCCACGGATACTGGAACGTGGAAGAATCGAAGATGAGCAAGTCCCTGGGCAACATCGTCCGCCCCCTCTCCCTCAAGGACAAGTACGGCCTCGACGCCTTTCGATACTACCTGACCCGGGATATGGTATTCGGCCTGGACGCCTCGTTTTCCGAGGAGGCGATGGTCGCCCGCATCAACGCGGATTTGGCAAACGACCTGGGCAACCTCATCAGCCGTAGCCTCACCATGGCCGTCAATTACTACCTCGGTCAGGTTCCAAATCCCGGGGGGCCGATAGGAGAGGCCGATGATGATCTCATCTCCACCGCCATGCGGGTCTTGAGTGAATACAAGAAGGGGATGGAGTCTCTGGCGTTTCACAAGGCGCTGATAGCGATCTGGGAGCTCATCGGCGCCGCCAACCGTTACATCGTGGAAAACCAGCCCTGGGAGCTGAAGAAGGATCCGTCGCAGGAGAGTCGGCTGTCCCGTGTCATATATAACATCCTGGAGACGCTCCGGTTCGTGGGGACGCTTCTCATCCCCTTCATGCCCAATGCCGCCGAGGATATCCTCGATCGTATCGGGGTGCGGGCGGATTTTTCGAAAAAACGCCTGGACGAGCTGGACAGTTGGGGCGGCCTCCCTCCGGGCGCCCAGGTCGTGGTGGGAGAGTCGCTCTTTCCCAGAATAGACGTGAAAAAGGTCTTGTCTGCGGATTCGGAAAAGCCGAAACAGAAACAAAAAAAGAAACAGAAGAAGGACGCGGCCGTGGAAGTGCTGGAATTCGACGACTTCAAGAAGGTTGAGCTGGCGGTGGGACTGGTGAAGGACGCCGTCCCAATCGAGAAATCGAAAAAGCTCCTGAAGCTGACGGTGGATCTGGGTGAAGACGCCCCCCGGACCGTTGTGGCGGGGATTGCGGAGTTTTACTCCCCCGATGAAATCGTGGGCAAACGCATCATCGTGGTGGCCAATCTCAAGCCCGCGACCCTCATGGGGGTGACGTCCCAGGGGATGTTGCTCGCGGTCCAGGATGACGATGTCGGCATGTCGCTTGTGACCGTGGATAAGGACACGGCCCCCGGCGGGAGGCTCTCCTGATATGCTCATCGACTCCCACGCCCATCTGGACATGTACGCGGCCGGGAGCGAGCGGGACGGGGTGATCGAACGGGCCCGGAACGCGGGGCTTTCGGCCATCGTCACCGTCGGCATCGATCCTGACTCCTCCACGGAATCGGTGCGCATTGCGGAAGCCAACGATGACATCTTCACCATCATCGGGGTCCATCCCCACGATGCGAAGAAGGTGGATGATCACGTCCTTGACGGCATACGAAAGCTCGCACAGAATAAGAAGGTGGTGGGCATCGGCGAGACCGGGCTTGATTTTTTCCGGAACCTGTCGCCCCAGGCCGTGCAGATGAAGATATTTTCCGATTTTCTTCACCTCTCCGGCGAGCTGAACCTACCGGTGATCATCCACGACCGGGACGCCCACGAGGCGGTGCTGGACTATCTCACCGCGTACAAAAATTCATACGTGCCGGGGATCATTCACTGTTTTTCCGGGGACTGGAAATACGCGAAGATCTGCATGGACCTCGGGTTTTACATCTCGATCGCCGGCCCGGTGACGTTTCCCAAGGCGAAGACGCTGCATGGGGTGGTCAAGAAGCTCCCCGCCGACCGCATCCTCCTGGAGACCGACAGCCCCTTTCTGACCCCGGCGCCCCACCGGGGCAAGCAGAACGAGCCGGCGTATGTCGTCCACACCGCGAAGGCCGTGGCGGAGCTCCGGGGGGAGGACGTCGAGAAGGTATATGCAGAGACGACCCGAAACGTCCGGGACGTCCTCGGTCTCGATACTCTCACGAAGGACGACGCCGAAACCGCTCAGTAAGTGTATCCTCCTTTTTTCCTCCCATGAAGTATCTTTTTTGACCGTCGATGCAATCGTCGATGATGTCACCGTTCGGGCATGGTTGTGGTGTCATGTCTCGGTCCAGGGGACGGTCAGAGCGTCGATGATCATCTGTCTGCGAAAACAGCTTGTCAGGTGATCGTTGACGAATCCCATCGACTGGAGGTGGGCGTAGACGGTGGTGGGGCCGACGAAGGAAAAGCCCTCCTTCTTGAGGATTTTCGCAAGCCGCGTGGATTTTTCAGTGTGGGGGGGAATCTCCGAGTCCTTCGTGAAGCGGTTGACCACGACCTTCCCCCCGAATGCCTCGAAAAGGAAGCCGCCGAAGGAGCCCTCCCGCTCTTGAATCTCAAGCACTCTCCGGGCGTTGTTCAGCACGGAGTTGACCTTCCGTCGGTTTCGAATGCCGCCGGGATCCTGGAGAATCTTCTCAACACTATTTTCGTCGAATTCCGCCACGGCCGCCGGGTCGAAGTCGGCGAAGATTCTATTGAGATGACCCCGCTTTTTCAGGATCGTCGTCCAGCTCAGGCCGGATTGAAACCCCTCCAGGCTCAGGTGCTCGAAATGCGCCCGATCATCCATGGTAAAGGCCCCCCACTCGGTATCGTGGTAGGGGGCGAGGTATTCCCCCATCGCCCAGGTACAGCGGGCGTCCCGCGTATCGTCAGCGGAAGGTGGAGGGACGGACACTGTTTTTCTCCCAGAATGATGTTATGACGGATATCAATTCGTTTCCCGGGTTTTCTATGTGGCAGGACGGGTCCGGGCCGAACAGGAAGTTGAAGTCGTCGTTGTCGGCATAGGGCTCCCACGCGGCGTGCCAGGCCCAGATCGCGTGGTTCATCCCCATCGATTCGAAGACATCCATCTGGTCGGACAGGAACGCCGCCCCGCCGGGGACCCAGCGGACCACGCCGAACTCATTGACCGCGACCGCAACATTATGATCGCTCTGGTATCGCCGCACGGTGTCCATGAGGGTGTCGATCCACTCCCGGCTGAAGTCCTCCTTCGTCCCGTCCCAGTCCGTATCCAGGGAGCCGGGATAGAGGATATTCTTTCGCTTTCCCTGGTGGGTATATTCAAAGGGGGCGTATTGATGGACGGTGTAGACGATATGGGGATCGTCCATCGGCACAAGCCAGGGGAGCCATTCGACGGCGCTGTAGGACATTCCCCCCACCAGGATCGGGACTGTCGGATCGACCTCCCGGATGGCCGAGACGATGGGCGGATACATCCGGTTCCAGTCCACGGATGTGCCCTTGAACCGGGCGTAGAATTCCTCCGGCTCCCAGATATCATACACCTCGTTGATGTTCGGCTCCACCATCAGGTCAAAGCCCGCAATAACCGGATTGTCCCGGTAGCGCTCGGCGGTGTAACGCCACATTGCGGCCCATCCTTCCTGTGCTTCGGGATCGTCCCAGACGCTGTTGTTGATATATGATGCGGGAAACCACCCCTCGTCGCCGTAGTAGAATGTGAACTCGCTCCTGCCGGGGCCGGTGCGAAAACTGACGACCACGAAGAGGTCCGCCTTTTTTGCCATCTCAATGAGTCCATCCAGGTGTTCCACCATCGCGGGATCGGGTTCGTAGGGGGGCGTTTCCGTATAAATCCCCGGGTGGGAGATGTTGACGTAATTTGCCCCCAGGGCCGATAGACGATCGAAATCCGCCTGGGTAAAGGGCGGGCCGATGGGGCCGCCTCCCATATATTCTGTGCCGTCCAGCTCCGGGTAAACCCTGCGGAGATGAATGTTTGCACCCCGGAGCATTGTATCCCCGCTCCAGAGGCGGAAGACGTCTCCGGCGTAGGTTTTTGGGCAGAAGAACACGGCGCCCAAAAGGATTATCGCACAGGCGAACATGCTCCCAAAAAAACGAACGTTACGCATGACCCACTCCTCCTCATACTGTTTTGTATGCGCACCGACATACATAAGAAAGCATAGAGGGTCTCGATAATCGATTCGGTTAAAAAAGGTGAGAGACCGCCGGATGACGATTGAGCGTATGGAAAGTATTCCTTAAAAATATTTTATTTGTATATATGCTGTATAAACGAGCGGCGGGTTATTTTCCCCACCCCTTAATATTTGCCGTCAGTCCGCGGCTTTTTCCCCGGCCTCCCGGGCGAGGAGCGCCGCCCCCAGGGCCCCGGCGATCTGGGAGAGTTCAGAAATATGGATATCGTACCCGAGATTTTTCGACAGCGCCCGGACGACGCCCACGTTCTTGGAAACCCCGCCGGTCAGGACCACGTCGTCGGCGATGGGCACCCGGCGGGCCATGGAGGCGACGCGGCTGGTGATGGCGTCGTGGATGCCGGCGATGATGTCCTGTTTGGGGAGGCCCTGGGCGATCTGAGAGATGACCTCGCTTTCGGCGAAGACGGTGCACATGCTCGATATTTTCGCAGGGTGTTCCGAGGTCAGTGAGAGGGAGCCGAAGCTGTCGAGATCCACCTCCAGGGCGTGGGCCATCACCTCCAGGAACCGCCCCGTTCCGGCGGCGCACTTTTCGTTCATGACGAAGTCCTTCACCCGGCCGGTCCCGTCGATGGACATGGCCTTGGAATCCTGTCCGCCGATATCTATGACGGTTCGAGCCTGTGGGAAGAGATAATTCGCCCCCTTGGCGTGGCAGGTGATCTCCGTGACCTGTTTGTGGGCGAAGGGGACATTGACCCGGCCGTAACCGGTGGAGATGATATATTCCAGGTCGTCGAGGGTGAGCGTCGTCTCTTCGAGACATGCGTTCATGACCCGGTGCGCGTTTTCCGTGCTGTTGTATCCGGACTGGATCACCCGGTGGCAGACGATCTCCCCGTTTGTGATGATGACCGCCTTGGCGGTGAGTGAGCCCAGGTCCACGCCGGCGAAGTACATAATAGCTATATTCCTTTTAAGGGGACTGTATCTTTTTAAGTCTAACGGGAGTCGGGCCGGGTGTCAAGAATATATAAACGGCGGAAAATCCATATCTCGATGAACGGCCCCGCAGGTGGTATACTGATACAAAGGAGGAAGCCGGTATGATTCTCAGAAAGTATTGTATTATCCCGGCGCTTGTGGGCCTATTCATCGTGGCCTCGTGCGCGCCGATGGCGGTGAAGGGAGAGGGAGTCGAATCACCCGTGGTCCGGGTGGAAGTGGTCAATCCGAACGTCGTTTTGAACGTGGACGATCCGACGAGGATGTACGTCTCGGTCGTCAATCTGACCGACGAAACGCTGGATGGTCTGGAATTCTCGGTCAGGATGCATCCGACGTATCAGATAGACCTGTCGTACCTGGGCGGGGACATCGATCCGATTCCGCCCCGGGGAAGCTGGTCGCCGCCGGGCGGTGTGGGAATCCGGGCGCGGGTGACCGGGAGGGTGGTCATCACGTTTGAGGTTCAAAGAGACGGTGTGCCCCTTGCGAAGGACATCGCCTATGTGAGAATTGCTCCCGATCCGTTCTACGAGTAGGCACCCCTTCGGGCGTCGGTGATGGCGTCCGCTGTCTCCTCAAGGCCCCCCCGGATGACGACGTCCGCCCTCCCATCGAGGGGCGTGGGGGTGCGGTTGATGATGATCAGACGAGCGCCGCTCTCGATCGCCGCCGCAGGGATGTGTGCCGCGGGAATCACCGTCAGTGACGATCCCATCACGATACACAGGTCCGCCCTCGCCGCGTGATAAAAGGCGAGACTGATATCGTCCATGGGGAGACGATCGCCGAAGAGCACCACTTTTGGCTTGATGACGCCCCTGCATTCCTCACAGCGGGGTGGGAAGCGCTTTTTGTCAAGATGTGTGGCCAGGTCGTCGAGGGAGTACTCCCGGCCGCAGCCCAGGCACGAGCCGCTCCTGAGATGGCCGTGAAGCTCGAAGACCGTCCGACTTCCCGCCGTCTGGTGCAGCCCATCGATATTCTGGGTGATCACCGCCGAGAGCTTTCCCTCCTCCTCCAACTTCGCCAGAAAACGGTGGGCGCGGGTGGGCTCGGCGCTCATGAGGGTGGTGAGCAGCGGAAGGCCCCGGCGGTAGAACGCCCCCGGAAACAGGCGGAATCCGAGTGACGTAAACGCGATGAGCTGGGTGAGCTTACCGGTGGTTTCCCACAGCCCGGTGTCGGGGCTCCTGAAATCGGGGATTCCCGCCTCGGTGCTGATTCCCGCCCCGGTAAAGGCGATTATGCGCCTGGATGTCTCTATCAGCTTTGCTGCGGCCTCTATCATAGCCACATCCCCCGTTTTTGCCGTTTTCATTTTATATCGAGTATGATACTCTAACTGCGGTATTGTACCATATCGCATGTGCGATGTTCCATATTGGAGGGATTTCTGGGGGAAAAAAACGGCATACCGTGTCTTCATACCCGCTGGGACAAGCGTTTCGCCCTGGAGGACCCAATGGTGTGGAGTCGTCCGTCCAGATTGTTGAGGGATCATATCGCCCTGTTTCCGGAAGGCAGGGCGCTGGATGTGGCCTCGGGTCCGGGAAGAAACGCGGCGTTTCTCGCCCGCCGAGGATTCATCGTGGATGCGGTCGATAACTCCCGAGAGGGCCTCCTCATGGCCGATCGGCTCCTGAAGGGAGCGGGCGGCGGCATCAGGGGGAGGGTCAACCTGATACAGGCCGACCTGACCGAATACATAGTCAAACCCCGCCGCTATGATCTGATCGTGTGCTTTTACTACCTCGATCGCGGGCTCCTGAATGAACTGATCGCGGGGCTGAAGGAGGGCGGCTACCTGGTGTTTGAGACGTTCACGAAACACCATCGGGGATATACATCCAAGAGCAACCCCGATCATTACCTCGACGAAAACGAGCTTCTCGGCCTATGCCGTGGGATGTACATCCTGTTCTACCGGGAGGGAATCGTCGTCGAGAATCGACAGGTGAAGGCGATTGCCCAGATAATCGCCAGGAAATAGACTCACGGACGGCGCCGCGGCGCCGACACCGTCGAAGGTGGACGTGCGATTCCACCGTTTCTCCCTTTTCGATCGGGGACAAGGGCGGCGGTGTGAGCAAACGCCCGGACCTTCGCGGGGGAGAAAAACGAAAAGCGGACCGGGATATCTTTACACGGAAGTAAAACGGTGCTCGCCGCTCATTTCCAAAGGGTGAGGCGGAGATTGTATTTCGAGAGAGACATTCAGACACGGAGCAATATATGTCGACCATTATCATCACCATCGGAAACGAGATTCTCACCGGACACATCCAGGACACGAACACCCGATGGATGGCCCAGCGCCTGTTCTTCCTGGGCGAAGACCTTGAGCGGGTGATCATCATCGGCGACGACAGAAACGCATTGTCCGGACTGATACGGGAGTGCGTCGGTCGCGTGGACTACCTGTTCATCTGCGGCGGCCTGGGCGCCACGCCGGACGATGTGACCATGAGTGCCGTGGGGGACGCCCTGGAGAGAAGGTGTGTGGTATCCGACGAGGCCCTGAGTCACATGGAATATCTCTCGACGTTTCTCATGGAGAAGGGATTTATCAAACAGAAGATGGAGGTAAACGACGCCGTCAGAAAGATGGCGACGGTCATAGAAGGCTCGACGGTGCTGGAGAACAAAGCCGGCTTCTGCCCCGGCGTGACCGATACCGTGGGGGATACCCGCATCTTCGTGCTTCCCGGGGTGCCCCAGGAGCTCAAGACCATCTTCACCGACCAGATAGAAAACAGGTACATACGGCCGAACCACAATCGCTTTATTGACGAGATCGTCCTGTCCGAGGTGGAGGCCCGTATCGCCCACCTGATAGCCAAGCTCAACGAGGATTTTCCCGGCGTGTCGGTCGGATCGTATCCGACATACGGCGCCAAAACCCTGGTCATCCGGGCCGTGGGCGAAGATGAACAGCAGGTGAGAAAGGTCCTCGAGGAGATACAGAGCTATTCCGACTCGCTGCCGGAGTTATAGGACGACCGGCCCCGGGATCACCGTTCATGTTTCCATGGAGAACACCGGTGGATATCCCATGCCGATAGGTGTTTGCACATAAGCCGCGGTGTGTGAATGAGGGGGTGATTTTCTCCCTCGATTGGGGTAGTATACACGAAAGAACAGTTTGAAAAATCCGGAGAAACCAGGCATGAAATGGTCATTCAAGATCGGTTCCATCTTCTCCATACCGATCAAGGTACATATCACGTTTCTCATCCTGCTGCTGTTCGTGGCCCTGGTGGGGGATGATCTTCACCAGAGCATCTACGGCGTTCTGTTTGTGATACTCGTGTTTTTCTGCGTTATTATTCATGAGCTTTCCCACAGCCTGGTGGCGATTCACTTCGGCCACCGGGTTCGCTCGATCATCCTCCTTCCCATCGGGGGCATGGCGCAGATGGACGAGATACCCGACGATCCGAAGCAGGAGATTCTCATCTCCATTGCCGGTCCCCTGGCCAGCATCGCCGTGTCGGGGATTTTGCTGGGCGTGCTCGCGGCGACGGAGACTCCCATTACATTCTGGAGCGGGGAGTCGTTTTTCGACGGGAATCTGGTGCTGAACCTGTTCTGGATCAACCTGATTCTGGCGGCTTTCAATATCATACCCGCCTTCCCTATGGACGGGGGACGGGTTCTGCGGGGCATCCTGGGTATGTTCATGGAGCACATGAAAGCCACCCGCATCGCCGTGTTCATCGGGCAGATGCTGGCCATCGTCCTCTTTTTGACCGGGATACTCTATAACTGGTGGCTGGCATTGATCGCCGTGTTTATATACATCGGCGCCGAGGGCGAGGAGCGTGTCTGGGCCATGCGCACGGCCCTGGCCGACGCGCCGGTAAAAGAGGTGATGCTGAAGGATTTTGTCTCGTTTTCCCCGAACGACACCATCAAGACGGCATCGGAGGCCTTTCTGCATACGCTTCAGGGGAATTTCCCGGTGCTTTTCGGGGATTCCCTCATCGGCGTGCTTACCCGGGAGGATATCATACAGGGAATCGCCGAGGGGAGGGAGGCCGACCGTATCGCCGATGTGATGAACAGGGAATTCGACGTCACCACGGAAAATACGAAGTTGGTTACGCTTTACAAGGAGATGAGCGAAAAGCGCATCTCCATGATGCCGGTGATGCGACAGGATACACTTGTGGGAATCGTCACCATGGAACAGATCGGTCGGTACCACATGCTGTCCGCGGCCCGGAGCGCTCGCTGAAAAAAGGAGGAGAGTATGGATCGAATGATTGCATTCTGTGGATTGATATGCACCGATTGCCCCGCCTACCAGGCAACCCAGGCCGACGATCTTGCCGGTGCACAGGAAACGGCGGCACTCTGGTCGAAGGAGTACGGCGTGAACGTGCAGGTTGAAGACGTCTGGTGCGACGGCTGCCTGGTTGAGGGGAAGAAGTGCGCCCACTGTGCCGTGTGCGCCGTCCGGAAGTGCGCGGTGAAGCGGGGTGTTGTGCACTGCGGCGCCTGCGCCGATTTTGCCTGCGGCACCATTGAGCAGATATTCGCCGTAGCGCCGGAGGCCCGGGAGGTACTGGAGGCGGAGGGAAAAAAGGGATAACAGGGGGCCGTTTGCCCGGAATTTTATGCCATACAGACGTTTTTTTACTCTTACCGGCGGTTTTATTGACCGCCGGTCAATTTTTTCATTTTTTATCTTGACACAGCACCTTTCACCCTTATAATATCCGAAACATTTTTTCACCGCTTGTATGAAAACCGATACCCGGTTTGAGATACCAGTTTATTAATCCTTTATTCAAGGAGCTTTTGAGAATGGCACAAGACATTACCAAGGTTGAAGTTGCGGGTTTCGAGAGCCTGTCTCCCGCGGATCCGGGTCCCCTGGGGCTGAACTGTTTCGCCCTGACGACCTTCCTGTTGAGCATGCACAACGCCGGCATCATCGGTGGTAACGCCGCCCACGTGTGGCTCACCTCGGCACTGATATTCGGCGGCCTTGCCCAGATCCTGGCGGGCATGTGGGAGTATAAGACAAGAAACGTCTTCGGCGCCACCGCCTTCGTCTCCTATGGCAGCTTCTGGGTGAGCCTGGCACTCATCCCGATCTTCTTCACGAAGGGCCTGATTTCCGCAGAAGTCGAAAGCGCCAGAATGATCCTGGCCTGGTTCCTGACGGCGTGGACCATCTTCACGTTCTACATGTGGATCGGCAGCATCAAGACCAACAAGGCGCTGCTGGTCACCTTCACCCTGCTCCTGGTGACATTCATCCTGCTCGATATCGGCCACTTCGGCGACCCGAAATTCAACATGATCGGCGGATACGTGGGTGTTGCCACGGCCGTAGCCGCCTGGTATACCTCCGCCGCGGGCATCATCAACACCACCTTCGGAAAGGTCGTACTCCCCATCGGGCCGGCCAAGAAGTAAAGCGAAAAGCGAAATGAATCCGCTGCGGCGGATTTGAAACAAAAAAAACGGGCCGATGTGTCGTCACATCGGCCCGTTTTCTGTGCCGGTTTCACCGGTCTCGCAGGGCCCGCCTCAGTTGACCCGTCCATCGACGGCCAGGGCGAGCTCCCGGAGACCAGCTGTGTCACAGGCGGGGGTGCGTCGTTTGTCTTCGGCGTAACGGCCCTCGGCGGTGATGACGATGAGATCGTCGGTCACATCGATGACGAAGCGATATTCATACACGCCTCCCCCGCCGTGGGAGTACCACTCGGTCTCGATTCGTCCCTCGGTCTTGTCGAGAATCGCCACCGGGTATCGTTCGCTGACGACCCATTTTACCGCCTCCCAGGTATCCTCCGCCAGGCAGTCGCACTCCACGGGAATCTCCTTCGTGTTCAGGGCCTGGGCGGAGGCGATTATCGGCGTACATATCATCGAAACCCACATCAACGACACAATGATGCGCCGCCACGATGCGGTCGATCGAGATCGTATCATATCGTGCAGCCCCCACTTAGAAAGTTCATTACGCCTTCCATCCTTCCTCCTTTTTCCATCGGTACCCGCTCAGGGCGAGGAGCACGACCGTGGGGGTATAGAAGACCCACACGATGTTGAAGGAGATAAACGAGACGGTGCCGATCTGGATGTTGTAGATGGAGCCGATGATCTCGGTGATGAACCAGCTGGTGATGGCCAGGGCGATCATCAACGCGTTCATCTTCGGATAGAGCCGGTTCCTGACCGCTTCCCACGCCACCCAGAGTGACACGACGATGATGATCACGTACGCGAGGCCGGGGTAGAAGAGTCCCACATTCGCCAGCCCGTCGGCCAACAGGAGAAACGTGACCGCCCCCACCGCGACGAAGAAGAGCGGCAGGGCGAGGGCCGAGGTCACCGGCCGGCCCGATTTGGAGGGCCGTACCCAGCCGAACCCCCTGCCGTGACGGATGATGAGGAGGGCGTGGGCGATGATGGAGAGGACGGCGCCGATGATGAAGGCGGTGAGAATTGTGGCCTGGGACGCCTTCGAGTTGACGGCCACGATCCCCATCAGTATATCGGTGGGGACGATGCACAAAAACGCCAGCTTCAACAGCAGGGCGTCCTTGCGGTCGACGAAGTTCATCCCGATCATCCAGGCGATGACGGCGCACAGGAGTGAAACGAATCCCTTGGCGTAGGAGGTATAGAGATTCGAAAGACCGTAGAGATAGTTCATCCAGTCCACGGCGAAAAACGTCCCGGCTACGAGAAGAATGAGACCTAAAAGGACGAAGACCAGGACCTTCTTGCTCCTGGAAACCGGGAGGCTGTTTAGGTTCGACACTATGTATTCCTCCATTTATTATATCCACATACCCGGACCTTTTTGTATGTATTCGAAAAGGGGACTCCGGTGAAGCAGTCTCGTTCGACCCCGGTCGAATGGTTTCATGGATTATTATACTCAAGCGAGCAAACGACGGCAATCTTATAAATGCGTAGACGAGACAGAAAGCTATTCACCGTCGAACCGGTACACGCTGAGTGAAAGCAACAGGAAGGATGGCTGATAGAGGAAGGCGGAGGAAAACCGACACAGAGTATCGATTACCGCCGTGGCGTGACAGCCGCTTGCCGAGAGATAGTATGCGCTGGAAATAAGCTCGTGTGTGAACCAGAAAACAACTCCCAAGAGAAAGAAAAAGGTATTGGTGGACGGAAAGCGATCGACACACGCGGCGTCTCCCGCCGCCCACAGGGAAACGCCGCCGATGATAAGCGGCAACACGAGAAGATCCAAGACGTGAAGGCGGGAGGCGAAGGCTATGAGAACGCCTATGAAGACGATTACCGATCCGGCGACCACGCTGCGGGCGAAAGCTGACGGGGATCGCAGGAGGAGATGCTTCTTCACAGGGCTTCGGCCGTGTCGAATCGCCAACAGAAGGTGCGAGAAAGAAAAAAAAGCGATCTGTAGCAGAAGCAAGAGCGCCACGGCTTTTTCCCTCTCCCATTCGATGATCGAGAATTTATTCATCGCGATTGCGAAAGAGAGAACCTGGGGGACACCGGCGGAGAGAAGCGCCAGGCCGACCAGTATCGTGTCGAGCCGGTCTAATCGGTTCTTCCCGGAAAGCAGGATGATGACAATGGCAATACCCAAGACCCAGGGTATGCCGTTTTCCAATATGGCCGGGGAGTGGATCGTCGATCCACCCCGTATGTACATGATATACGTGATGAGGTTTGAAAGACACACGCCCAGGGCCAAGGGGGCAAGTATATATACCGCCAACTTTTTTCGATATCCGATAGAAATAGCTCGTTCGGTCATGAGGTCCTGTATAGGAAAAGAAATGTTAGTTTTTTACGGGAGGGACTATGTGAAAGGAAAGTGCCATGGGTGATAAAAGTATTGAGTTCAATATGACAAGACATTTTTTATTAAGATGACAGAGAAAGTTACTAATGAACTATTCTTTCGAGTCAATCCCGTGAATGTATTGCTCAAGATAAAATATGGGAGAAAATGATATCGGGTGATCATCAAGATAATGCTATGTGCACTTCAGGTCTTGCATGAAGAGAAGAGAGGAGAGGAGAAGCGTGAAGAATGGGATATGGACGTTGATTTCCACCCGGCTCGTATGTATTTTTGCTGTAGGTATATACCGTTACGTGAGCAATGTCAAGAAATAATTTCAATTAATAATATATTTAGTTTCTAATGATAATCAAAAAAGTACAGTTTTTTTTAATTTCAACCTGAAAAAAATCCCGGAGGGCATCCCCCGGGATTTTTGATTTCTTTGTTTCACAGATGAGGGGCGCGGGATTCGTGATAAGACGATTTCCGCCCCCAGCCTCTCGGCCGATCAGGCGATCTTCTCTCCCGCAAGGGGCGGTGACGAGCTGAACGCCTCCTCGATGATGATCTTGCCGTAGGAGCCGTCGAAGGAGTCAACCCGACCCTTGACCTGGTAGGCGATGGGATCCATCGTCAGGACCATGACGGCGACGTGCTGGCCGTTCTTCAGCCCCTTCAGCTCCTCGTTGTATCCCGACGATTTGAAGACCAGCGATTTTCCGTCGATGGGAAATATCGACATCACCGGTACAATCGTGGGATACTCTTTCCCGTCGGCCATGAAGGAGACCGCCTTGACGGCCTGCATCAGGTCGAATTTCTTCTTGACGGTCAGGGGGATGTTCACCCCGTCTTTTCCCTCAAGCTTCTTT comes from Candidatus Zymogenaceae bacterium and encodes:
- a CDS encoding competence/damage-inducible protein A; this translates as MSTIIITIGNEILTGHIQDTNTRWMAQRLFFLGEDLERVIIIGDDRNALSGLIRECVGRVDYLFICGGLGATPDDVTMSAVGDALERRCVVSDEALSHMEYLSTFLMEKGFIKQKMEVNDAVRKMATVIEGSTVLENKAGFCPGVTDTVGDTRIFVLPGVPQELKTIFTDQIENRYIRPNHNRFIDEIVLSEVEARIAHLIAKLNEDFPGVSVGSYPTYGAKTLVIRAVGEDEQQVRKVLEEIQSYSDSLPEL
- a CDS encoding acetate uptake transporter gives rise to the protein MAQDITKVEVAGFESLSPADPGPLGLNCFALTTFLLSMHNAGIIGGNAAHVWLTSALIFGGLAQILAGMWEYKTRNVFGATAFVSYGSFWVSLALIPIFFTKGLISAEVESARMILAWFLTAWTIFTFYMWIGSIKTNKALLVTFTLLLVTFILLDIGHFGDPKFNMIGGYVGVATAVAAWYTSAAGIINTTFGKVVLPIGPAKK
- a CDS encoding Sir2 family NAD-dependent protein deacetylase; translated protein: MKTAKTGDVAMIEAAAKLIETSRRIIAFTGAGISTEAGIPDFRSPDTGLWETTGKLTQLIAFTSLGFRLFPGAFYRRGLPLLTTLMSAEPTRAHRFLAKLEEEGKLSAVITQNIDGLHQTAGSRTVFELHGHLRSGSCLGCGREYSLDDLATHLDKKRFPPRCEECRGVIKPKVVLFGDRLPMDDISLAFYHAARADLCIVMGSSLTVIPAAHIPAAAIESGARLIIINRTPTPLDGRADVVIRGGLEETADAITDARRGAYS
- a CDS encoding site-2 protease family protein translates to MKWSFKIGSIFSIPIKVHITFLILLLFVALVGDDLHQSIYGVLFVILVFFCVIIHELSHSLVAIHFGHRVRSIILLPIGGMAQMDEIPDDPKQEILISIAGPLASIAVSGILLGVLAATETPITFWSGESFFDGNLVLNLFWINLILAAFNIIPAFPMDGGRVLRGILGMFMEHMKATRIAVFIGQMLAIVLFLTGILYNWWLALIAVFIYIGAEGEERVWAMRTALADAPVKEVMLKDFVSFSPNDTIKTASEAFLHTLQGNFPVLFGDSLIGVLTREDIIQGIAEGREADRIADVMNREFDVTTENTKLVTLYKEMSEKRISMMPVMRQDTLVGIVTMEQIGRYHMLSAARSAR
- a CDS encoding class I SAM-dependent methyltransferase, coding for MRCSILEGFLGEKNGIPCLHTRWDKRFALEDPMVWSRPSRLLRDHIALFPEGRALDVASGPGRNAAFLARRGFIVDAVDNSREGLLMADRLLKGAGGGIRGRVNLIQADLTEYIVKPRRYDLIVCFYYLDRGLLNELIAGLKEGGYLVFETFTKHHRGYTSKSNPDHYLDENELLGLCRGMYILFYREGIVVENRQVKAIAQIIARK
- a CDS encoding DUF3795 domain-containing protein, which translates into the protein MDRMIAFCGLICTDCPAYQATQADDLAGAQETAALWSKEYGVNVQVEDVWCDGCLVEGKKCAHCAVCAVRKCAVKRGVVHCGACADFACGTIEQIFAVAPEAREVLEAEGKKG